In the Klebsiella aerogenes KCTC 2190 genome, one interval contains:
- the rplJ gene encoding 50S ribosomal protein L10: MALNLQDKQAIVAEVSEVAKGALSAVVADSRGVTVDKMTELRKAGREAGVYMRVVRNTLLRRVVEGTPFECLKDTFVGPTLIAYSMEHPGAAARLFKEFAKANAKFEVKAAAFEGELIPASQIDRLATLPTYEEAIARLMATMKEASAGKLVRTLAAVRDAKEAA, encoded by the coding sequence ATGGCTTTAAATCTTCAAGACAAACAAGCGATTGTTGCTGAAGTCAGCGAAGTAGCCAAAGGCGCGCTGTCTGCAGTAGTTGCGGATTCCCGTGGCGTAACTGTAGATAAAATGACTGAACTGCGTAAAGCAGGTCGTGAAGCTGGCGTTTACATGCGTGTTGTTCGTAACACCCTGCTGCGCCGCGTCGTTGAAGGTACTCCGTTCGAGTGCCTGAAAGACACGTTTGTTGGTCCGACCCTGATTGCATACTCTATGGAACACCCGGGCGCTGCTGCTCGTCTGTTCAAAGAGTTCGCGAAAGCGAATGCAAAATTTGAGGTCAAAGCCGCTGCCTTTGAAGGTGAGCTGATCCCGGCGTCGCAAATCGACCGCCTGGCAACTCTGCCGACCTACGAAGAAGCAATTGCACGCCTGATGGCAACCATGAAAGAAGCTTCGGCTGGCAAACTGGTTCGTACTCTGGCTGCTGTACGCGATGCGAAAGAAGCTGCTTAA
- the rplL gene encoding 50S ribosomal protein L7/L12: protein MSITKDQIIEAVSAMSVMDVVELISAMEEKFGVSAAAAVAVAAGPAEAAEEKTEFDVILKAAGANKVAVIKAVRGATGLGLKEAKDLVESAPAALKEGISKDDAEALKKSLEEAGAEVEVK from the coding sequence ATGTCTATCACTAAAGATCAAATCATTGAAGCAGTATCCGCTATGTCCGTAATGGACGTTGTTGAGCTGATCTCTGCAATGGAAGAAAAATTCGGTGTTTCCGCTGCTGCTGCTGTAGCTGTAGCTGCTGGCCCGGCTGAAGCTGCTGAAGAAAAAACTGAATTCGACGTAATTCTGAAAGCTGCTGGCGCTAACAAAGTTGCTGTTATCAAAGCAGTACGTGGCGCGACTGGCCTGGGTCTGAAAGAAGCTAAAGACCTGGTAGAATCTGCACCGGCTGCACTGAAAGAAGGCATCAGCAAAGACGACGCTGAAGCTCTGAAAAAATCTCTGGAAGAAGCTGGCGCTGAAGTTGAAGTTAAATAA